The window AGCGCAAGATAAAAACTCAATGAGAGATGATTACAGGAATTTTTTGTTTGAGAGTTTTACAAAAGTAGTAACAGAGTTTCAACCTTCTGTTTTTTTATTTGAAAACGTTCCAGGAATTCTAAGTGCTAGTCCAGGAGGAAAGAAAGTAACAGAAAGAATTTTTGAGTATTTTAATGAGCATGGGTATGATATAAAAAAACCAGAAGATCTTCGTAATGTAGTTTTATCAGCAAGTGATTTTGGAGTGCCGCAAAAAAGAGAAAGAGTTATAATCGTTGGTGTTAAAAGAGGTTTAAATGCAGAGAATATTAATTTAGAGAATATATATACATCAATTAACCGTCAAAAAATAAAAGCACCAAAAACCTTAAGGCAAGCAATTGGTCATTTACCAAAATTTAAACCAACAAAAGAAATAGTAAAAATAAAGAATCGCAAGTTTTCCCATGTTCCAGTTGAAAAGGGTTTAATCGTTGAAGAAAATCATAAACCTAGATTTCATAATGAACGGGATATAAAATTGTTTAAAGAATGGGTAACAAAAGGAATGAACAGGCGTTCTTCAAGCGAACGATTACTTTTTTATAACTCCTTATTGGGAAAAAATTCGAAACATGGCAAATACAGAAGCTTAGAATGGGATAAGCCTTCTCAGACAATTTTAGCCCATTTACAAAAAGACGGTTTAATATTTATTCACCCTGACGCAGAACAAGCTCGAACTATTACAGTCAAGGAAGCTGCACTTATACAGTCGTTTCCTGATGATTTTAAATTTTCTGAAAGTATGGGCTATAATTATAAAATGATTGGAAATGCGGTTCCTCCCTTAATGGCAAAGAAGATAGCAATAGGGATTGCTGAGGTGTTTGATTCTATTGTTCATAATGTAGGTCTATCGAATTAAATAGTATCTATTAAAGTTATATATTTATCAAAGTATTGAGTGTAAAGTGTGAATTTTGAAACGTTCATTTTTTAGCCAATGCAAAACAGAACTGATAAAAAGAGAATGAATGGTATACCATAATAATGAAGATATTTTTGATGACGAACCTATAGAACTGATAATAAGATTCGAAAATAAATCTGTAAATACTCTTGGTAAACAGAATAAAGGAAGCTTTGAAGAATTAAAAAGATGGATTGAAAATAAATCAATAAAATGCTTCTTTCAAAAGAAAAATGAAGACGAGCATAAAGTAACTTTTCAAATTGAAAACAAGCAAATAGAATTAGTTTTAAAATGGCAAGAACAAACTTTCGACTATAAAACAATAATAAATCAAAAATCGAAAAATGTAATATCTGAAATTCAACAACTCAATTCAGATGAATATACTGTTACTGAAAATTGTAAAGTAAAACTTATTGACTTCAAAAAGCCTTATCGTTCTCAAAGAGAATTAGAAGATTTATATAACAAAATATGCAAACTTGAAATTTCGCCAAAATCAGAAATTGAAAATCAGCAAGAAATTTGGGATAAATGGATTGAAGCACAAAAACTCATTCTTAATAAAAATTCTCAACCATTAGAAATAGTCAAATACGACCAACCGATAAATATTCACGAATCACTCTATCAATTTCGAGTTAAGTTAAAGCAAGAAGAAAATCCAGAATTTAAGAATATTGAAAAGATTATTTCAGAAGAACCTTTCAATTTAAACGAACGAATAAATCCTGATGGAAGTCTGTTTTTGAGGTTTAAAGATATTAACGATGTATTAGATAGAGTTATACAAAAAGATTTTACAACCATACTCGAAAGGGATAAACAAATTGCTTGTGTTCTTAAAATCACACCTTTTTCTATATCAAATAAAATTAGTAAAACATTTAACAATCGTTTTATAGTTTCAAATAATAGCGATACAATTAATGTTTACATAAATAATTTATCTCAAAAACAAGAGATTGTAGATAAAATGTTTTTAGAGCAATTTTACTTCAAGAGTTACGGAGCAGAATTCGAAATTGATTGGCATTGCAATATAAAATTAGATAAGAACATAAATATTAGCGACCATTTATTGAGACGATTAAGGCACAATGTTTTCTCAAGAAAACATAATGAATTTGATAGTCTAAAAAAAATGTACCAAGAATTAATCACCATTTTTGGAAAAGATAAAGTTAAGTCAAAAGTGTATTTAAACTTCGACCAATCTAGAGTTAACCAACCAATAAGGTTTGAAAACTCATCATTTAAAAACACTTTTTGGACTGAAATAAAACGAGAATTTTATTCATTCGATTTTGACACAAATGTTAGTGAATCACAACAAACTGTTGCTTTTGAATTTGTTGATTATTCAGATTTAAAATCAAAATACGAGAAAATAAAATCTTTAAATAGATTTAATATTATGCTCTCGCCATTAAATGACGATTTTAAATTCAAAGTAAAAATCGACATCATAGCTAAAAAATCTAAAAAAGAAGAGTTTTTGGATAAAACAAGACAGATAGCTGGTTCAGAATTCTACATTGATAGAGGTGATAAATTTGAATACAAAAAAAGACAGGTTGTAATTGGAAATCTAAATGGTAGAAATTCCGACTATAATTATTACGTTTTCAACTTACCTTATAAATGGTCAGATGATAAACGTCAAACAGATAAATTTTTCAAGTTCATTGAAGAAGAACCTAAAATTAAATTTGTAACACCAAATTTAAGAGGAGACCAAGCAAAAATATCTTGGCTAAATGAAGCAATGAATAAAATTACTAATCCAAAAGAAGGATTAGACCTAAAACCTGTAAACGAAAAAATCAAAGATTTCATTTTTGATAGTTCAAAAGCAGAGGAAATATATAAAAACCTCTCAAAAGATGAGGAAGAATGGAATGAATTAAAAAGACACGAATTACTAATCTTAAACGATTCTCAAAGAAAAGCTGTTCTATCTGCTTTAAATTGTACAGATTTAGCATTACTTCAAGGTCCACCAGGAACTGGTAAGACAACTGTTATCGCAGAAATGATTTGGCAAATGGTAAGAGTAAACCAAGAACAAAAAATTCTTTTAACTTCTGAAACAAATCTTGCTGTAGATAACGCATTAGAAAAATTACTAAATAAAAATCATACACTAGTAAAACCAATACGTTTTGGAAGAGCTAGTAAGTTTGAGGAAGAAGGAAAAAAGTATGCGTTTGAACGCATAATGAAATGGGTTGACGAAAAATTTGAAACTGATGATAATTATGAAAATGAAGTTCTAGAGGAAGACGATGTTGAAATAGTTGAAGAAGATTTTTACAACAATTCTGTACAATTATGGATGCGAAGAATTGCGAACAATTCCCAACAATCTAATCCAAAATATAGTGACATTATGAAAGATTGGGCTTTTGAAATGGCGCAACCTGATAAAGAAATGAAAATGGTATTTAAAGATAAATACTTTAAATATGCAAATGTTGTTGGTAGTACAAGTAGTTCAGCAGGAAGTCCAAATTTCGGTGCTGATTATCAACGAATTTTCAACGATTATGAAGGCGAATTAGAAATTGGTCAATTATATAAACGAGCTAAAAATCTAAGTAAAAAACATATAGGTTTTAACGGTTGGTATAAAGGAACAAATTTATTAGAGGTAATTAAACCTATTGAATTTGATACAGTAATAACTGATGAGGCAAGTAAAGCGACACCACCTGAATTATTATTGCCAATGTGTTTTGGACGCAAAAACATTATAATTGGCGACCATAGACAATTACCACCAATGCTTCACGATAAAACCTTTAAAGAAACATTAGAATCACTTGAAACAACAGAAGCAAAAGAATTGGCATCTGAAATTAACAAGGACTTTGTAGAAACTTCTCAGTTTGAACGATTAATAATGCACCCTAAAGTTTCACCAACCATTAAATCTACATTTAATGAACAATATAGAATGCATCCAAAAATCAACAATGTAATTAAACAATTTTACTTGGATGAAGGTGGTTTGGAACCTGGAAAACCTATAAAGGAAAATGCAAATGACCCAAATCTAAATAATCCATTTTCTAGACATCACGGATTTTTGCTTAATAAATTTATTAATCCAGATATTCATACTATTTGGGTTAATGTGGATGAACCAGAAGAATTAAGCGGAACATCAAGAATAAATAATTATGAAATTGAAGCTGTTGAGCTAGTTATAAAACTTCTTAAAATATCAAATGGATTTGAAGCGTATATGAAACACTGGGAGAACAGTAATGACCAAAATAAGATTCAAGAAGAAAAAGAAATTGGTTTAATTAGTTTTTACGGCCATCAAGTATCTAAATTGAAAGAAGTTGCTTTAAAAGCAAGAAACAAATATGATATTCCAATTCGATTAAATACTGTCGATAAATTTCAAGGTATGGAAAGAAACATCATTATTGTTTCAACAGTAAGGAGTGATAAAAAGATAGAAAACGGAATAACCAAAACGAACAAAGATATTGGTTTTGCTAAATCACCTAAACGATTAAATGTAGCTCTATCAAGAGCCAAACGCTTATTAATAGTCGTTGGTAATAAAAATATGTTTTATAGATTTAAAGATAAAAATGGAAACCAAATTTATAAAAATGTAATTGACACCATAAACAATGAAGGAATTGTAGTTGATTTTAGTGACCTAAAAAAAGAATTCGGAAATGACTGATGATTTAGACTACAACATATTCAAAGCAATAGAACAAGATAAAAAACTAACAGAAATATATCTTGGCTATAAACCTTTTGACTGGTTTTTTACAAAAACAAAGTATTCTGCAACTTGCACTGAAGCAGTTGAATTCACATTATTTGACAAAACTATTTGTGGTTTACTAAACATTGAAAGCTTGTTAAGTTTTGAAGATATAGGCGAAATTTTAGGTTTTAATGTAATAGACAATCCTTCTCAAAAAAAATATAAAGATTATGCCGAATATGAAATCTTGAAAGATGCCTTACAAAGTTTAGAAGAATTTGAAATGATAACTACTGGAGATAATTCTTATTCTTATTGTCAATTGACAGATATAGGAAAAGAATACTTTCAAAAAGGTAAAAAATTTAAAGTTCATACAAATAAGCAGTTTGAATTATATTTTGACAATACAAATGACGACCATTCAATAGCAAAAGATAATTTTGAGTTTTTGAAAAGTGTTAATACTGAAGAAAACTCAATTAATTCTAGGATTAATTATGAAGATGAACAACTATTAAAAACATTTGCCGAAAATCAAATCCCTGAAATTTATAATGTTAAAAAAATGAATTCTTTTAAGGATTCTGTTCTAATCGAGAAAGAGCATAAATCAGTAACGTTATATGCTGTTTTTTTAGTTGACGTAAGTTCTGGAAAATATAGAACTCTTGTTTATGAAGATAATTCAAAGTCAATTAACACATATTTCTCTTCATATTTGAACAAAAACAGAGAAAACGCAGACAATTTATTTTTTCAAATTTTACAAAAGTATGGTATTTATCAAAATCCAACTTCTGATGATTTTTTATATAGAGAAGTATTAATTAAATCTCAAAAAGAAATTGAAAAAATAATAGCTGAGGATAAAAATATTTCTGAAAAAATAGCAAAAAACATCAATCAACTAAAATTTATCGAACCTTTTATGTTTATTGATAAATTAGATACAATTATCAAAAATTCAGAAAATGAAGTTTGGCTAATGTTTAATAAGGTATCAAAATTATTGATTGAAACTTTATCTAAAATCATTAATGACATTAACGATAAATACCTTTTTATTTATCTTCCAATTAATGATGATTTAGAAACTGAATTAGAAGAGTTTAAAAGGAAGGTTTCGGAAACTTTAAATTCATATTTAATAATTGGCAACATCGATGAATTTAATGTTATAACAGAAAAATCGAATAAAACATCTATATACAAAAAAGACAATTTCCCTTTAAAAATAAGTAGTAAATCAATCAAATATAAATTCGTTAGAAAACATACCAATGTAGAAATCAAAGAGCACATTGATTCTTTTAGACAAGATTTTGCTGAAGAATATGTGGAAAATATAAGTAATGAAATCGACTCTCTAATTGCTGAAAAAATTAATAGTGATGACTTATCAAATTATAGTATTAAAGAAATTGAGGATATTGATTTTAAAATAAGCCCTTTTTATAATTCAACTGAACACAGTTTAATTTTAAGTGAAATTAAAGAAAATAAGTTAGCATTGTTAAAGGCTGTAAAAAATGCAAGAAATAAGAAAATAGAATCCTTCATTGTGTCAATATTAGAGGAACTGAAAAGTTTAGAGTTATCTGATGAAAGAAAATTTAAAACTTTAAAAGCAAAAACGAATAAAGAGAAAGAAAAATTTGAAGAGATAGAATCAAGTCTGTTTCTAGACTTAGAAAAAAAGTTTTTACTTAAAGAGAAAGAGTTTGAACTAATAAAAAAGAGGAAATCAATAATTATTGACACAAATATCCTAATAGAAGAACCAAAAATAATAGATATAATTGGTTCGCTTCAAAATATCATTTTTTCTGCTAAAGTCATCGATGAACTAGACGGTTTAAAGAATAAAAGTGAAACAAAAAATAAAGCACAAGATGCAATTAGAGAAATTCGTAAACACCAAAAAAAGAGAAATATAAGTTTCAATACAAGTAAAGTTGATAACTTACCAGATGATTTAAATAAAAAATCACCTGATAATATGATTTTATCTGTTGCATTGCAATACCAAAAAAGAAATCCTATTCTTTTAACTAATGATAAGGGTTTGCAGATTAAGGCTGAAATGTTAGAGATACCTGCTAAAACAATTACCGAATTAACCTCTTTACTTTCTCTTAGCAAAAGAAATAAAACCAACAATAGAAAAAAACGATAATATGTCTTGTTTTGAAACATCTACTTTCCTAAAAAACCCTCAAGTTTTTAAAACAGAGGTTTTTATCGAAGCAGTTAAAAAATTTAATTGGGAATATGAAATTAAAAGTGATAATGAAGTTGTTGTTACTAAAATACCAAACACAAATCTTCACGGAGAATATGCAATAAAAATTAAAAATGGAACAGTAACGTATAACAGTTATTACCTCAAAAATGGAAAAGAATTAATTAAAGAGTTACAGAGTGAATTTTTTGTTTTAAATGTCGAATACGCAAAAAAGACTATTCTTACTGAATTTGAAAGTGTTGGGTTTTCTCTAAAAAAAGACTACGACTTTGAACCAAATGAAGAAGTGAAAGAAAAGTTTTTTATGGTTGGATATTCTAAACTAGAAAATGAAGATGAAAAACGAACTGAAATAGAATTTTCAATCCTAAAGGATGGTACTATTATTTCTGATTCAAACTACATTCCATATGATGTCCACGAATTAGCAGATAAAGCAATGGAAGGAATAGAAAAGGCATTCGGAAATACTAGAAGAGAAGGAATAGAAATAAAAAGAAAAGAAATACCAGTAAGATATAAAAATAAGTCATACTGTAGTGCTTCAAATAAAATTATAGCAAAAAATTAAAACAATGGAAAAATCATTTGAAGATTTAAAATATATGCTTGATGCTAATTACCCACTAATTTACC of the Tenacibaculum todarodis genome contains:
- a CDS encoding DNA cytosine methyltransferase; this translates as MQNKKLTFIDLFAGCGGLSEGFIMSEKYDAIAHVEWEIPMVRTLRNRLEKKWKHSKEESLRRVIHFDIQKTKELINGGWEEQTIGIFGKTNHEDVINNGLKGIVSGRKIDLVIGGPPCQAYSIAGRAQDKNSMRDDYRNFLFESFTKVVTEFQPSVFLFENVPGILSASPGGKKVTERIFEYFNEHGYDIKKPEDLRNVVLSASDFGVPQKRERVIIVGVKRGLNAENINLENIYTSINRQKIKAPKTLRQAIGHLPKFKPTKEIVKIKNRKFSHVPVEKGLIVEENHKPRFHNERDIKLFKEWVTKGMNRRSSSERLLFYNSLLGKNSKHGKYRSLEWDKPSQTILAHLQKDGLIFIHPDAEQARTITVKEAALIQSFPDDFKFSESMGYNYKMIGNAVPPLMAKKIAIGIAEVFDSIVHNVGLSN
- a CDS encoding AAA domain-containing protein translates to MVYHNNEDIFDDEPIELIIRFENKSVNTLGKQNKGSFEELKRWIENKSIKCFFQKKNEDEHKVTFQIENKQIELVLKWQEQTFDYKTIINQKSKNVISEIQQLNSDEYTVTENCKVKLIDFKKPYRSQRELEDLYNKICKLEISPKSEIENQQEIWDKWIEAQKLILNKNSQPLEIVKYDQPINIHESLYQFRVKLKQEENPEFKNIEKIISEEPFNLNERINPDGSLFLRFKDINDVLDRVIQKDFTTILERDKQIACVLKITPFSISNKISKTFNNRFIVSNNSDTINVYINNLSQKQEIVDKMFLEQFYFKSYGAEFEIDWHCNIKLDKNINISDHLLRRLRHNVFSRKHNEFDSLKKMYQELITIFGKDKVKSKVYLNFDQSRVNQPIRFENSSFKNTFWTEIKREFYSFDFDTNVSESQQTVAFEFVDYSDLKSKYEKIKSLNRFNIMLSPLNDDFKFKVKIDIIAKKSKKEEFLDKTRQIAGSEFYIDRGDKFEYKKRQVVIGNLNGRNSDYNYYVFNLPYKWSDDKRQTDKFFKFIEEEPKIKFVTPNLRGDQAKISWLNEAMNKITNPKEGLDLKPVNEKIKDFIFDSSKAEEIYKNLSKDEEEWNELKRHELLILNDSQRKAVLSALNCTDLALLQGPPGTGKTTVIAEMIWQMVRVNQEQKILLTSETNLAVDNALEKLLNKNHTLVKPIRFGRASKFEEEGKKYAFERIMKWVDEKFETDDNYENEVLEEDDVEIVEEDFYNNSVQLWMRRIANNSQQSNPKYSDIMKDWAFEMAQPDKEMKMVFKDKYFKYANVVGSTSSSAGSPNFGADYQRIFNDYEGELEIGQLYKRAKNLSKKHIGFNGWYKGTNLLEVIKPIEFDTVITDEASKATPPELLLPMCFGRKNIIIGDHRQLPPMLHDKTFKETLESLETTEAKELASEINKDFVETSQFERLIMHPKVSPTIKSTFNEQYRMHPKINNVIKQFYLDEGGLEPGKPIKENANDPNLNNPFSRHHGFLLNKFINPDIHTIWVNVDEPEELSGTSRINNYEIEAVELVIKLLKISNGFEAYMKHWENSNDQNKIQEEKEIGLISFYGHQVSKLKEVALKARNKYDIPIRLNTVDKFQGMERNIIIVSTVRSDKKIENGITKTNKDIGFAKSPKRLNVALSRAKRLLIVVGNKNMFYRFKDKNGNQIYKNVIDTINNEGIVVDFSDLKKEFGND
- a CDS encoding PIN domain-containing protein, which produces MLSFEDIGEILGFNVIDNPSQKKYKDYAEYEILKDALQSLEEFEMITTGDNSYSYCQLTDIGKEYFQKGKKFKVHTNKQFELYFDNTNDDHSIAKDNFEFLKSVNTEENSINSRINYEDEQLLKTFAENQIPEIYNVKKMNSFKDSVLIEKEHKSVTLYAVFLVDVSSGKYRTLVYEDNSKSINTYFSSYLNKNRENADNLFFQILQKYGIYQNPTSDDFLYREVLIKSQKEIEKIIAEDKNISEKIAKNINQLKFIEPFMFIDKLDTIIKNSENEVWLMFNKVSKLLIETLSKIINDINDKYLFIYLPINDDLETELEEFKRKVSETLNSYLIIGNIDEFNVITEKSNKTSIYKKDNFPLKISSKSIKYKFVRKHTNVEIKEHIDSFRQDFAEEYVENISNEIDSLIAEKINSDDLSNYSIKEIEDIDFKISPFYNSTEHSLILSEIKENKLALLKAVKNARNKKIESFIVSILEELKSLELSDERKFKTLKAKTNKEKEKFEEIESSLFLDLEKKFLLKEKEFELIKKRKSIIIDTNILIEEPKIIDIIGSLQNIIFSAKVIDELDGLKNKSETKNKAQDAIREIRKHQKKRNISFNTSKVDNLPDDLNKKSPDNMILSVALQYQKRNPILLTNDKGLQIKAEMLEIPAKTITELTSLLSLSKRNKTNNRKKR